Part of the Candidatus Methylomirabilis tolerans genome is shown below.
AAATCGATCCCGTTGACGCCCACAAGATGGAACTCCCGGGTAATGGCGCGAACGACCTGTCTGATGCGATCGACAAGGTCGCCCCATTCGGCCTGCCCCGTCCCCATCGGCCCGAGGATACTTCCGCAATAGCGAAAGTCGTCCGCCCCGAACTCTGTCCTGCCAATAAGCTGTTCGGAGATACCCAACAGACACGCATCCCGACCATCTGCAGCAAACACTGCGCCGTACGGCAGGCCGTCCAGATACTCCTGCAGGAAAAAACCGGTCTCAAGGCGATCCCCTGGCAGGTGAATGGCGATTCCATGACCGCCCCCGCTTCGCAGCGGTTTGCGTAGCCATCGGATATTAAAATCGAGGTCGAGGGGCTCGGAGTCAATGATGATCTTTGGCGCAGAAATACCGGCGTTCGTAAGGCACTCGAAGAATGTAACAGGGTCTCTTACCAATCCCAGAACAGTGGGGCTGTTACCGAGGATCTGTTTCCCGCCAGCCATCACCTCAACTACTGACGGATAGTTCTCCAGGTTAGCGACGTACATCAGGGCATCGAAGGTCAGGCCCGCAGACGCCTGGATCAGATATCCAGGATCGTACGGAAGGTTGAGGTCCCGTTTGATCGAGCGGTAGGTACAGAGGAGTCCTAGGTCGAAATCTCCGAAGTAGTCGACCGTAACGATCCGATGCCGCAGTCCGCTTTGAACCGCCGACTCCGCCAATCCGCGCGCGCTGACTCCCCCGATCAGGATATCCACCGATTCCTCTTTCTGCCGAGGCGGGAGCAAACAACAGCAGGTTATGCGGCGTGCGGGTGCTGTCTCATCCTGGGATAGGTGTGCGTGCTCCGGCTATCTGCTACGACAGTTGCTTACGTCTTAATTCTTGAGCCCCTGTACCATCTTTGTGAGCGTCTGCTTCGCGTCGCCGAATACCATCATGGTATTAGGCAACACAAAGAGCTCGTTATCAATACCTGCAAAACCAGGGCTCATGCTGCGTTTAAGCACGATGACCGTACGCGCCTCGTCCACGTTGAGGATCGGCATCCCGTAGAT
Proteins encoded:
- a CDS encoding ATP-grasp domain-containing protein, giving the protein MDILIGGVSARGLAESAVQSGLRHRIVTVDYFGDFDLGLLCTYRSIKRDLNLPYDPGYLIQASAGLTFDALMYVANLENYPSVVEVMAGGKQILGNSPTVLGLVRDPVTFFECLTNAGISAPKIIIDSEPLDLDFNIRWLRKPLRSGGGHGIAIHLPGDRLETGFFLQEYLDGLPYGAVFAADGRDACLLGISEQLIGRTEFGADDFRYCGSILGPMGTGQAEWGDLVDRIRQVVRAITREFHLVGVNGID